From Myxococcales bacterium, a single genomic window includes:
- the mazG gene encoding nucleoside triphosphate pyrophosphohydrolase: MARLRDPADGCPWDVEQTFDSIAPYTLEEAYEVDHAIRMNDMESLCDELGDLLLQVVFHAQMADEAGHFAFDDVAAAICGKLIRRHPHVFGDPERGGEREPFRTTADQTRFWEESKAHERAKRAAAKDEPASPFEGIPRALPALARAAKLHKRASRLSCSTSSDLEPQPESKSNGEFDLSAFDSALEVLVREARRGDDAQHPQANRMLGQILSRCVDAARNLGLDPEAALSAENFEFESRVEQRHLQVHRADEGD; encoded by the coding sequence ATGGCGCGGCTGCGCGACCCCGCGGACGGCTGCCCCTGGGATGTCGAGCAGACCTTTGACTCGATCGCCCCCTATACCCTCGAGGAGGCGTACGAGGTCGATCACGCCATTCGCATGAATGACATGGAGTCGCTGTGTGATGAGCTTGGGGATCTGCTGTTGCAAGTCGTCTTTCATGCACAAATGGCGGACGAAGCGGGCCACTTTGCCTTCGACGATGTCGCGGCCGCGATCTGCGGCAAGCTGATTCGCCGTCATCCGCACGTGTTTGGCGACCCCGAGCGCGGCGGCGAGCGCGAGCCATTCCGCACAACAGCAGATCAGACCCGTTTTTGGGAGGAGAGCAAAGCGCACGAACGCGCGAAGCGGGCGGCTGCGAAGGACGAACCCGCGAGCCCCTTCGAAGGAATCCCGCGAGCGCTGCCCGCCCTCGCCCGTGCGGCCAAGTTACACAAACGCGCGTCGCGGCTTTCCTGCTCGACGTCGTCAGATCTGGAGCCACAGCCCGAATCAAAGTCGAACGGAGAGTTCGATCTGTCGGCCTTCGACAGCGCACTCGAGGTCCTGGTCCGGGAAGCCAGGCGCGGCGACGATGCCCAGCACCCGCAAGCCAATCGAATGCTGGGGCAGATCTTGTCCAGGTGCGTAGACGCGGCCCGCAACCTGGGGCTAGACCCGGAAGCCGCGCTGTCCGCAGAAAATTTCGAGTTCGAGTCGCGCGTCGAGCAGCGTCACCTTCAAGTTCACCGCGCGGACGAGGGCGACTGA
- a CDS encoding branched-chain amino acid transaminase gives MASKPQGGVSGETIWMDGEFINWSDANIHILTHTLHYGLGVFEGIRCYRTDDGRSAVFRLPEHLRRLYDSAKINLLEVPFDQGVLHEAVLESLRRNHLTAGYIRPLVFIGDGAMGLHPGDNPIRVAIISWAWGKYLGEEGMARGISAKISTFSRHYVNSKMTNGKTCGDYVNSILAKREALQDGYDEAIMLDPQGLVSEATGENVFIVRDGVIATPPLHSVLDGITRETLIELARAEGIEVVERSITRDDLYIADEIFLTGTAAEVTPIRELDHRVIGEGKRGPVTEKLQARFFDLVSGKLPQYERWLTYL, from the coding sequence ATGGCCAGCAAGCCCCAAGGTGGCGTCAGCGGCGAGACGATCTGGATGGACGGCGAGTTCATCAATTGGTCCGACGCCAACATTCACATTCTCACGCACACGCTCCACTACGGGCTCGGCGTATTCGAGGGCATTCGCTGCTACAGGACCGATGATGGGCGCTCGGCGGTGTTTCGCTTACCCGAGCATCTGCGCCGCCTCTACGACTCGGCCAAGATCAACTTGCTCGAAGTGCCATTTGATCAGGGCGTTTTGCATGAGGCCGTGCTCGAATCTCTGCGCCGCAATCACCTGACAGCGGGATACATTCGGCCGCTGGTCTTCATCGGGGACGGCGCGATGGGCCTGCACCCGGGGGACAACCCGATTCGGGTCGCGATCATCTCCTGGGCATGGGGGAAATATCTCGGCGAAGAGGGGATGGCACGCGGCATCTCCGCAAAGATCTCGACGTTCAGTCGGCACTATGTCAACTCGAAGATGACCAACGGCAAGACATGCGGTGACTATGTCAACTCAATCCTCGCCAAACGCGAAGCCCTGCAGGACGGCTACGACGAAGCCATCATGCTCGATCCTCAGGGTCTGGTCAGCGAAGCCACGGGAGAGAACGTCTTCATTGTGCGCGACGGCGTGATTGCAACGCCTCCCCTGCACAGCGTGCTCGACGGAATCACCCGAGAAACGCTGATCGAACTGGCCCGTGCCGAGGGAATCGAAGTGGTGGAGCGGAGCATCACCCGAGACGATCTCTACATCGCAGACGAAATTTTCCTGACCGGAACCGCGGCCGAAGTCACGCCGATTCGCGAACTCGATCATCGGGTCATAGGTGAGGGAAAGCGCGGTCCCGTCACCGAGAAGCTCCAGGCGAGGTTCTTCGATCTGGTCTCCGGCAAGCTGCCCCAGTACGAGCGCTGGCTCACGTACCTCTAG
- a CDS encoding TIGR02266 family protein, which yields MLPNLPATFREYMLLERRRASEEGITVSDWQRWVQLKRILDRQFKQEGHESSDDRREDSVRVPTRLRVGFESYGEIRESLMTNVSRGGLFISTQSPLPLGTKIRVQMRIEETGDVVDVPGEVAWHNMGPDLETEALGMGVQFVRLTPEEEKAIEDLYERALRKAMSR from the coding sequence ATGCTCCCGAATCTTCCCGCGACTTTTCGCGAGTACATGCTGCTCGAGCGGCGCAGAGCCAGCGAAGAAGGAATCACGGTTTCCGACTGGCAGCGCTGGGTACAGCTCAAGCGCATCCTTGACCGTCAGTTCAAGCAGGAGGGTCACGAAAGTTCAGATGATCGCCGGGAAGACTCGGTCCGGGTTCCGACCCGGTTGCGGGTTGGATTTGAATCCTATGGCGAGATTCGAGAATCCCTGATGACCAATGTCTCGCGCGGCGGGCTGTTCATCTCGACCCAGAGCCCGCTGCCGTTGGGCACCAAGATACGGGTTCAGATGCGAATCGAGGAGACGGGTGACGTGGTGGATGTCCCGGGAGAGGTGGCCTGGCACAACATGGGTCCCGACCTGGAGACCGAAGCACTCGGGATGGGAGTTCAGTTTGTACGCCTTACCCCAGAGGAAGAAAAGGCGATAGAAGACCTTTACGAACGCGCTCTGCGGAAAGCGATGTCGCGGTAA
- a CDS encoding PilT/PilU family type 4a pilus ATPase codes for MAQLDELLIYLKEHDCSDLHMATGLQPRVRIKGQIRVIEGKDVLTDEGLRELLKEIASPRHWQEYIETQDVDFAYGLEGVARYRANYFVQQNGAGAVFRIIPEEIISIEKLKLKQSIEDLAELESGLVLVTGPTGSGKSTTLAAIIDKINKTTSKHIVTIEDPVEFVHQNRGCIFSHREVGLHTQGFGPALRSAIRQDADVILVGEMRERETIALAITAAEMGMLVFATLHTNNAAKTIDRIIDAFPAEEQNMVRMSLSESLAGIISQLLLPTADGKGRIACNEILLKTPGLPNVIREGNTQMLYSIMQAGKKDGMQAMDDVLFEHAKAGVITAQDAYMKATEKSRFEPLLES; via the coding sequence ATGGCGCAGCTCGACGAGCTTCTGATCTATTTGAAGGAACACGACTGCTCAGATCTCCACATGGCCACAGGCCTCCAGCCCCGGGTTCGCATCAAGGGGCAGATCCGGGTGATCGAGGGCAAGGATGTCCTTACGGATGAGGGGCTGCGAGAGCTGCTCAAGGAGATCGCAAGTCCAAGGCACTGGCAAGAATACATCGAGACCCAGGATGTCGACTTTGCATACGGCCTCGAGGGTGTGGCGCGCTACCGCGCCAACTACTTCGTTCAGCAAAACGGCGCGGGCGCAGTTTTTCGGATCATTCCAGAAGAAATCATCTCGATCGAGAAGCTCAAGCTCAAACAATCGATCGAAGATCTTGCAGAGCTCGAGAGTGGACTCGTGCTGGTCACGGGACCCACGGGTTCTGGTAAGTCGACCACCCTGGCGGCGATCATCGACAAGATCAACAAAACGACCTCGAAGCACATTGTGACGATCGAGGATCCCGTCGAGTTCGTCCACCAGAATCGCGGCTGCATATTCTCACACCGCGAAGTGGGGCTGCACACTCAGGGCTTTGGACCCGCGTTGCGCTCGGCGATTCGGCAGGACGCAGACGTGATCCTCGTCGGCGAAATGCGGGAGCGAGAGACCATCGCGTTGGCCATTACCGCGGCAGAAATGGGAATGTTGGTCTTCGCGACCCTCCACACCAACAATGCAGCCAAAACGATTGATCGCATCATCGACGCCTTTCCCGCAGAAGAGCAGAACATGGTGAGGATGAGTCTCTCTGAATCGCTCGCGGGGATCATCTCTCAGTTGCTGCTTCCGACCGCCGACGGCAAGGGGCGCATCGCGTGCAACGAGATCCTGCTGAAGACTCCGGGACTGCCCAACGTGATCCGCGAAGGCAACACTCAAATGCTGTATTCCATCATGCAGGCGGGCAAGAAGGACGGCATGCAGGCGATGGATGACGTGTTGTTCGAGCACGCAAAGGCCGGAGTGATCACCGCCCAGGACGCCTATATGAAGGCCACAGAGAAGTCGCGCTTCGAGCCCCTTCTCGAAAGCTGA
- the uvrA gene encoding excinuclease ABC subunit UvrA → MELDHIFIKGAREHNLKNINVKIPKKKLSVMTGVSGSGKSSLAFDTLYAEGQRRYVESLSAYARQFLGQMEKPKYETIRGLSPTISIEQKTTGSNPRSTVGTITEISDYLRVLFARVGLQHCHLCGKKVTGQTAEQIGKELLAQAPGERLILLSSLLANRKGEHRELLADMRRAGYLRLRVDGEMVMSEDIESLDKRRKHNVDVVIDRLILEPKNRSRINESVEKALEVGNGILTAITGSGKKQGEVERTFSESAACGDCGVSFPELTPQLFSFNSPQGMCSDCNGLGVRVEIDPELVVPDPELSIDQGAVKPWGNKVSEKTGWSTGFRAQIVAYLGVDPHKRWRSLPKRQREALLYGTGDRRYKLSWQGKSSHGSFNSTWEGAIPRLMRRFTEAKSDRAKRWYGQWLANTDCSTCGGTRLRAEAAAVRVSGKSIVEISNLTVNDARQFFSDLKLKGAAKEIAIEILKEIRARLDFLGAVGLGYLSLDRSGPSLSGGESQRIRLASQVGSDLTGVIYILDEPSIGLHQRDNRRLLNTLLRMRDIGNTVVVVEHDEETIRAADWVIDFGPGAGVAGGQIVHAGTPKSLERCKKSITGAYLSNRKRIEIPSKRRSAKGSLKISGARENNLRNIDVELPLGVLTAVTGVSGAGKSTLVNDILHPALSRKFHASTKRIGKHSTITGTEQLDKVIGIDQRPIGRTPRSNPATYIKVFDEIRRFFAQLPDARIHGYKPGRFSFNVKGGRCEACEGDGVRKIEMHFLADVFVRCEECQGKRFNEATLAVKYKGLNIADVLDLTVFEAMEIFAVHRKIHGPLELLSRVGLDYLPLGQPSPTLSGGEAQRIKLARELSKRASGRTLYILDEPTTGLHFEDVRKLLVVLEELVDAGNSVVVIEHNLDVIKRADWILDLGPEGGPEGGELIAQGTPEQVSRIRASHTGRYLQKLLKSARRPKKRASRAKTGKRQA, encoded by the coding sequence ATGGAGTTAGACCACATATTCATCAAGGGTGCCCGCGAGCACAACCTCAAGAACATCAACGTCAAGATCCCCAAGAAAAAGTTGTCGGTGATGACCGGAGTCTCCGGCTCCGGCAAGTCCTCTCTGGCCTTCGACACCCTCTACGCCGAAGGTCAGCGACGCTACGTTGAATCGCTCTCCGCCTATGCGCGCCAGTTTCTCGGCCAGATGGAGAAACCAAAGTACGAGACAATTCGCGGGTTGTCGCCCACGATTTCCATCGAACAGAAGACCACGGGGTCGAATCCTCGTTCGACGGTCGGCACGATCACCGAGATTTCCGACTACCTCCGGGTCCTCTTCGCTCGCGTCGGGCTTCAGCATTGTCACCTGTGCGGGAAAAAGGTGACCGGCCAGACGGCAGAGCAAATTGGCAAAGAGCTGCTCGCCCAGGCGCCGGGAGAGCGCTTGATCCTGCTTTCGTCGCTGCTCGCGAATCGCAAGGGTGAACACCGCGAACTTCTCGCTGACATGCGTCGGGCCGGCTACCTGCGCCTGCGCGTCGATGGGGAAATGGTGATGAGCGAGGACATCGAATCCCTCGACAAGCGCCGCAAGCACAACGTCGATGTCGTGATCGATCGTCTGATCCTCGAGCCCAAGAATCGTTCGCGAATCAACGAATCCGTCGAGAAGGCCCTCGAAGTGGGCAACGGAATATTGACGGCAATCACCGGCAGCGGAAAGAAGCAGGGCGAAGTCGAGCGGACGTTCTCCGAGAGCGCCGCTTGCGGCGACTGCGGAGTGAGCTTTCCCGAACTCACCCCCCAATTGTTTTCATTCAACAGTCCCCAGGGCATGTGTTCGGACTGCAATGGTCTGGGCGTGCGCGTGGAGATCGACCCCGAGTTGGTGGTGCCCGACCCGGAACTCAGCATCGACCAGGGCGCGGTCAAGCCCTGGGGTAACAAGGTCAGTGAGAAGACCGGCTGGAGCACGGGGTTCCGCGCCCAGATCGTCGCCTATCTCGGCGTCGATCCGCACAAACGCTGGCGCTCGCTTCCGAAGCGCCAACGCGAAGCGCTGCTCTACGGGACCGGCGATCGGCGCTACAAGCTTTCCTGGCAGGGCAAGAGTAGTCATGGGAGTTTCAACTCGACCTGGGAGGGCGCGATCCCCCGGTTGATGCGCCGCTTCACCGAGGCGAAGAGCGACCGGGCCAAGCGCTGGTACGGCCAGTGGCTTGCCAATACAGACTGTTCGACTTGCGGCGGCACGCGTCTTCGCGCCGAAGCGGCGGCGGTACGGGTCAGCGGGAAGAGCATTGTCGAGATTTCGAACCTGACGGTCAACGACGCTCGTCAATTCTTCAGCGACCTCAAACTCAAGGGCGCGGCCAAAGAGATCGCCATCGAAATCTTGAAAGAGATTCGCGCAAGGCTCGATTTCCTTGGGGCGGTTGGGCTCGGGTATCTCTCACTCGATCGCTCGGGTCCGTCTCTCTCGGGCGGAGAGTCCCAGCGCATTCGCCTTGCAAGTCAGGTGGGATCGGACCTGACAGGTGTGATCTACATCCTCGACGAGCCCTCGATCGGATTGCATCAGCGCGACAACCGCCGCTTGCTCAATACGCTGTTGCGCATGCGTGACATCGGCAACACGGTGGTGGTGGTCGAACACGACGAAGAGACGATCCGGGCCGCCGATTGGGTGATCGACTTTGGGCCGGGGGCCGGGGTTGCCGGGGGCCAGATTGTCCACGCGGGCACACCGAAAAGTCTCGAGCGGTGCAAAAAATCGATCACGGGCGCCTACCTGTCGAATCGAAAACGCATCGAGATTCCCAGCAAGCGGCGCAGCGCCAAGGGCAGCCTCAAGATCAGCGGCGCCCGGGAAAACAATTTGCGGAATATCGATGTCGAACTCCCACTCGGTGTGCTGACCGCGGTCACTGGGGTTTCGGGGGCCGGGAAATCAACCCTCGTCAACGACATCCTGCATCCCGCGCTGTCGCGCAAATTCCATGCTTCGACCAAGCGAATCGGCAAGCACAGCACGATCACCGGAACCGAACAGCTCGACAAGGTGATCGGCATCGACCAGCGGCCCATCGGACGCACCCCGCGCAGCAACCCGGCGACCTATATCAAGGTATTCGATGAAATCCGCCGCTTCTTCGCCCAGTTGCCCGACGCGCGCATCCACGGCTACAAACCCGGACGCTTCTCATTCAACGTCAAAGGCGGGCGCTGTGAAGCCTGTGAAGGCGACGGGGTTCGCAAGATCGAGATGCACTTCCTGGCGGACGTCTTCGTGCGCTGTGAAGAGTGCCAGGGAAAGCGCTTCAACGAAGCAACCCTCGCGGTGAAGTACAAGGGGTTGAACATCGCCGACGTGCTCGATCTCACGGTGTTCGAGGCAATGGAGATCTTTGCAGTCCACCGCAAGATCCACGGTCCACTCGAGCTGCTGTCGCGAGTCGGGCTCGACTACTTACCCCTGGGTCAACCCTCTCCGACGCTTTCGGGGGGTGAAGCCCAGCGGATCAAGCTCGCGCGCGAGCTCTCCAAGCGGGCCTCCGGGCGGACGCTCTATATCCTGGACGAACCCACGACCGGCTTGCACTTCGAAGACGTACGCAAGCTTCTCGTCGTGCTCGAGGAACTGGTCGACGCCGGCAATTCAGTGGTGGTGATCGAGCACAATCTCGACGTCATCAAGCGCGCCGACTGGATCCTCGATCTCGGACCCGAGGGGGGGCCGGAGGGCGGAGAGTTGATCGCCCAGGGAACACCCGAGCAAGTGAGCCGAATACGCGCCTCACACACTGGACGATATCTTCAGAAGCTCCTGAAATCCGCGCGCCGGCCCAAGAAGAGAGCAAGTCGGGCCAAAACGGGGAAACGGCAAGCCTGA
- a CDS encoding FKBP-type peptidyl-prolyl cis-trans isomerase produces the protein MHRSRTNTLIGAICLISLAFASMQAAAAEAAKKEDNILYVLGVAMSQGLHSFGLVGADLEVVLDGIKDGVTGAASHVNTREYMSQIQALRKQRGAAVVEAEKKMSVMFLAAAAKEPGAKKYDSGLVLTTISEGSGPSPTPTDKVKVHYHGTLRNGNVFDSSVERDQPVTLPLNGVIACWTEAVTMMKVGGKSKLVCPSEIAYGDRGSPPTIPGGATLVFEVELLEIVGAAQR, from the coding sequence ATGCATCGCAGTCGCACGAACACTCTCATTGGCGCGATATGCCTGATCTCGCTGGCATTCGCCTCCATGCAAGCCGCAGCGGCCGAAGCTGCGAAGAAGGAAGACAACATCCTGTATGTCCTGGGGGTTGCGATGTCCCAGGGTCTCCATTCCTTTGGCCTCGTAGGTGCCGACCTCGAGGTAGTGCTCGACGGAATCAAGGACGGCGTCACGGGGGCGGCGAGTCACGTCAATACCCGGGAGTACATGAGCCAGATCCAGGCTCTTCGTAAGCAGCGCGGAGCCGCAGTGGTCGAAGCGGAGAAGAAGATGTCGGTCATGTTTCTCGCTGCTGCCGCCAAGGAACCGGGTGCGAAGAAGTACGATTCGGGTCTCGTGCTGACGACCATCAGCGAGGGAAGCGGTCCGTCGCCCACTCCCACGGACAAGGTGAAGGTTCACTATCACGGCACCCTGCGAAATGGCAACGTCTTCGACAGCTCGGTCGAGCGCGACCAGCCGGTGACGCTCCCCTTGAACGGCGTGATCGCGTGCTGGACCGAAGCCGTCACCATGATGAAGGTCGGGGGCAAGAGCAAACTGGTTTGCCCGTCAGAGATCGCCTACGGCGATCGAGGCAGCCCGCCCACCATCCCGGGTGGTGCGACGTTGGTCTTCGAGGTTGAGTTGCTGGAGATCGTTGGAGCCGCTCAGCGCTGA
- a CDS encoding PilT/PilU family type 4a pilus ATPase has translation MEQLQEATREQGRDPERRLGDIFVKLGFVDEAQIEKLKKLQRDLVIKHRAKQAASGRTVAESPLRPPRQVEQPVAPGAAPVQEPIPQAKPAPRPVPQPASQEQPTPTLEDAKAEPAAAAAAAEPPRQAFAKIETIQAQVVVPSDAPAPPRTEPKVQAAPVEFDDDDRASLNLTIADPSQADLDQLHNVLRDAFSKGASDIHLHSGAPTQVRINGALQEVNGSKLDAAATERMVSAGLTSAQREELCRFGELDMCYDVEGVGRFRTNIYRQQRGFDAVYRAIPADPPTLDQLGLPSALAKHTNYHQGMVLITGPAGCGKSSTMAALVNLINEERDEHILTIEDPIEYVHPSKRCLVNQRHAGRHTSSFARALRAALREDPDVIVIGELRDLETISLAMTAAETGHFVLATLHTSSAVRTISRMIGAFPSNQQGQVRTMLSESLRCVISQRLVVAADGSGRVPALEMLVINKAIGNLIRDEKTIQIRSAIQTGGAHGMYLLEQSLSELVRSGQIAREEALRIAEDKKLITA, from the coding sequence ATGGAGCAGCTTCAGGAAGCGACCCGCGAGCAGGGCCGCGATCCCGAGCGGCGGCTCGGAGACATCTTTGTCAAACTCGGCTTCGTCGACGAAGCACAGATCGAGAAGCTCAAGAAACTGCAGCGCGATCTGGTGATCAAACATCGCGCGAAACAGGCCGCGAGCGGGAGAACCGTAGCCGAATCTCCCTTGCGGCCACCTCGACAGGTCGAGCAACCCGTAGCGCCCGGCGCCGCGCCGGTTCAGGAACCGATACCGCAAGCAAAACCAGCACCACGACCAGTACCCCAACCAGCATCACAAGAACAGCCGACCCCGACCCTCGAAGATGCGAAAGCGGAGCCGGCGGCAGCCGCTGCCGCGGCAGAACCTCCGCGGCAAGCCTTCGCCAAGATCGAGACCATCCAAGCGCAGGTCGTTGTGCCCAGCGATGCCCCCGCGCCGCCGCGAACCGAACCCAAGGTGCAGGCAGCACCCGTCGAGTTTGACGACGACGATAGAGCTTCTCTCAATCTCACGATCGCAGACCCCAGCCAGGCGGACCTGGACCAACTTCACAACGTTCTCCGCGACGCGTTCAGCAAAGGCGCGAGCGATATTCATCTCCACTCCGGAGCTCCTACCCAAGTGCGAATCAACGGGGCGCTGCAAGAAGTGAATGGTTCAAAGCTCGATGCCGCGGCGACCGAGCGCATGGTCAGCGCGGGGCTCACCTCAGCCCAGCGCGAGGAACTGTGCCGGTTTGGTGAACTCGACATGTGCTACGACGTCGAAGGCGTCGGCCGATTCCGCACCAACATCTATCGACAGCAACGCGGCTTCGATGCCGTTTATCGTGCCATTCCCGCTGATCCTCCGACGCTGGATCAACTCGGTCTGCCCAGCGCGCTGGCCAAGCACACCAATTATCACCAGGGCATGGTCTTGATCACGGGGCCCGCCGGTTGCGGCAAGTCGTCGACCATGGCGGCGCTTGTCAACTTGATCAACGAAGAGCGGGACGAACACATCCTCACGATCGAAGATCCGATCGAGTACGTTCATCCATCGAAGCGCTGCCTGGTCAATCAGCGTCACGCGGGGCGCCACACGTCGAGTTTTGCACGCGCCTTGCGTGCTGCTCTGCGCGAGGATCCCGACGTAATCGTGATTGGAGAGCTGCGCGATCTCGAGACTATTTCACTGGCGATGACTGCCGCGGAGACCGGTCACTTTGTGCTCGCTACGCTGCATACATCGAGCGCAGTGCGCACCATCAGTCGAATGATCGGCGCGTTCCCCTCCAATCAGCAAGGCCAGGTTCGCACCATGCTCTCGGAGTCATTGCGCTGCGTAATCTCGCAGCGGCTCGTGGTGGCCGCCGATGGAAGTGGACGGGTTCCGGCCCTCGAGATGCTGGTCATCAACAAGGCGATCGGAAACCTGATCCGAGACGAAAAGACGATCCAGATTCGATCGGCGATTCAGACCGGTGGAGCCCACGGTATGTACCTGCTCGAGCAATCGCTCAGCGAGTTGGTGCGCAGCGGCCAGATCGCCCGGGAAGAGGCGCTGCGAATCGCCGAAGACAAGAAGCTCATTACGGCTTGA
- a CDS encoding mechanosensitive ion channel, with protein sequence MDLQELAGNFSREQPIISQVLGVGALALLGWIANFVAGRWMLRLMRGVASRSSNHWDDALVNARFFYRIANLAPVLVIYFGVQVLELHSTVGLVLQRASLAFATVLLAVVVSAFLDAVHEIYAQLPEVGQRPIGGYLGFIRLASYVIGTILAVSILMDRSPVIFLSGLGAISAVVLIVFKDTLLSLVASIQITNNRLLNIGDWVEMPNYGADGDVIDITLNTVKIQNWDKTITTVPTYAFISSSFKNWSGMSDSKSRRIKRSLFVDVTSARFLEPGEIEKFSKFALLRGYFDDKNVELSTHNAEPGRDTSINADIRRLTNLGTLRAYMLNYLRCHPKIHQDRTLMVRQLSPSPEGLPIEVYCFTNDIVWANYEGIQSDIFDHFLAIAPEFGIRIFQNPSGADLANLCPD encoded by the coding sequence GTGGATCTGCAAGAACTGGCGGGAAACTTCAGCCGCGAGCAGCCAATCATCTCCCAGGTGCTAGGAGTGGGGGCGCTCGCCCTGCTTGGATGGATCGCCAACTTCGTAGCGGGACGCTGGATGCTGCGCTTGATGCGCGGCGTGGCGAGTCGGAGCAGCAACCACTGGGACGATGCGCTCGTGAACGCTCGCTTCTTTTATCGCATTGCCAACCTCGCACCCGTCCTCGTGATCTACTTCGGGGTCCAGGTGCTGGAACTGCATTCGACCGTCGGACTCGTGCTGCAGCGGGCGTCCCTCGCATTCGCAACGGTCCTGTTGGCTGTCGTGGTGAGTGCTTTTCTCGATGCCGTGCACGAGATCTACGCGCAGTTGCCCGAAGTCGGACAGCGACCGATCGGGGGCTATCTCGGGTTCATCCGCCTCGCCAGCTATGTCATCGGTACCATCCTGGCGGTGTCGATCCTGATGGATCGCTCGCCCGTGATCTTCTTGAGCGGCCTCGGGGCGATCTCCGCCGTTGTCCTGATCGTCTTCAAGGACACCCTGTTGTCTCTCGTTGCGAGTATCCAGATCACCAACAATCGATTGCTTAATATTGGTGACTGGGTCGAGATGCCGAACTACGGAGCCGATGGCGACGTGATCGACATCACGCTCAACACCGTCAAGATCCAGAACTGGGACAAAACCATCACGACCGTTCCCACCTATGCGTTCATCAGTTCTTCGTTCAAAAACTGGAGCGGCATGTCCGACTCCAAATCGCGTCGCATCAAGCGGTCGCTTTTTGTCGATGTCACCAGCGCTCGATTTCTGGAACCCGGCGAGATCGAAAAGTTCTCGAAGTTCGCGCTCCTGCGGGGCTACTTCGACGATAAAAACGTCGAACTTTCAACTCACAACGCCGAACCCGGGCGAGACACCTCGATCAACGCCGACATTCGCAGGTTGACGAATCTGGGGACACTGCGCGCCTATATGCTCAACTATCTTCGCTGCCATCCAAAGATCCATCAGGATCGAACTCTGATGGTGCGCCAATTGAGCCCGAGTCCCGAAGGGCTGCCGATCGAGGTCTATTGTTTTACCAACGACATCGTCTGGGCCAACTACGAAGGCATCCAATCGGACATTTTCGATCACTTTCTCGCCATCGCTCCAGAGTTCGGGATCAGGATCTTCCAGAATCCGAGCGGTGCGGATCTGGCCAATCTTTGTCCAGATTGA
- a CDS encoding chemotaxis protein CheX translates to MSTENIAPHIEINTTVLEALIKATKMGLQMTGVDPTAVGCSRFPASKHGLSVLVGLMGEWVGTLTLNMPKEVAYLLTEGLLGEKPTEFSEEILDAVGEVGNMISGSFKDALEPSEISIDGISCPALVMGPSYEFYYASGFVTVSVDFEVEEISVTKMESRFFSVSVSLMKR, encoded by the coding sequence ATGTCGACTGAGAACATCGCACCCCACATCGAGATCAACACCACGGTCCTGGAAGCGCTGATCAAGGCAACCAAGATGGGCCTTCAAATGACAGGCGTCGACCCGACAGCTGTCGGATGTTCAAGGTTTCCGGCCTCAAAGCACGGCCTCAGTGTATTGGTGGGGCTGATGGGTGAATGGGTTGGGACGTTGACCCTCAACATGCCGAAGGAAGTCGCCTACCTGCTGACGGAAGGACTGCTGGGCGAGAAGCCCACCGAGTTCAGCGAAGAGATACTCGACGCCGTCGGTGAAGTCGGGAACATGATCTCGGGCTCATTCAAGGACGCCCTCGAGCCCAGCGAGATCTCGATTGACGGGATCTCTTGCCCCGCCCTCGTGATGGGGCCGAGCTACGAGTTCTACTATGCCTCGGGCTTCGTGACCGTAAGTGTCGATTTTGAGGTCGAAGAAATCTCGGTTACCAAGATGGAGTCTCGCTTCTTCTCCGTCTCGGTCTCCCTGATGAAGCGCTGA
- a CDS encoding YhbY family RNA-binding protein: MTSPLPALAGFQRRHLRKLAHGKKAIVVVGEAGISDQVISALDQALTDHELVKIKLPGAEGKKELGAELAKRSGAHLCGLVGHMAILFRPDPEEPRIELPTRSSA; this comes from the coding sequence ATGACTTCCCCCCTACCAGCCCTGGCCGGATTCCAGCGGCGACACCTGCGCAAGCTTGCCCACGGCAAGAAAGCCATCGTTGTAGTCGGCGAAGCGGGGATTAGCGATCAGGTGATCTCGGCCCTCGATCAGGCGCTGACCGATCACGAACTGGTCAAGATCAAGTTGCCGGGTGCTGAGGGCAAGAAAGAGCTGGGGGCGGAATTGGCCAAGCGCAGCGGCGCCCACCTGTGCGGGCTCGTGGGCCATATGGCGATTCTGTTTCGCCCCGATCCGGAAGAGCCTCGCATCGAGTTGCCCACTCGCAGCTCGGCCTGA